A genome region from Geminicoccus roseus DSM 18922 includes the following:
- a CDS encoding substrate-binding domain-containing protein, producing MKLVRRSALAAAVLLAGVSMAGVTARAQDATILASVPSLSFPFFVHMLKEIKDEAGKLGVQTIDSDGQNSAPKQTADVEAAIVQGVQGIVISPSDVNAMAPALSTAVENSVPVVTVDRRVDGVEGILAHVGADNVKGGEAQGQWLLDNYPDGAKIINLQGQPGASPAIDRNKGLHNVIDQHQDKYEVVAEQTANFARDQGLSVTESLLAGMSTPPDVIIAANDDMALGALEAVRARGMDDQIRIVGFDALPEALASIRDGGLAGTVEQFPGGQSRKAVQILVDYIQNGTEPEESLVLLTPIVLTKDNLDKAERLGEVQ from the coding sequence ATGAAGCTGGTTCGGCGCAGCGCACTGGCGGCTGCGGTCCTTCTTGCGGGCGTGTCGATGGCAGGCGTCACCGCCCGGGCCCAGGATGCGACCATCCTGGCCTCGGTGCCGTCGCTCTCATTCCCGTTCTTCGTGCACATGCTCAAGGAAATTAAGGACGAGGCCGGCAAGCTGGGCGTCCAGACCATCGACAGCGACGGCCAGAACAGCGCGCCCAAGCAGACCGCCGATGTCGAGGCCGCGATCGTCCAGGGCGTCCAGGGCATCGTGATCAGCCCCTCCGACGTCAACGCCATGGCGCCGGCGCTTTCCACCGCGGTGGAGAACAGCGTGCCGGTGGTCACCGTCGACCGCCGCGTCGATGGCGTGGAAGGCATCCTGGCCCATGTCGGCGCCGACAACGTCAAGGGCGGCGAGGCCCAGGGCCAGTGGCTGCTGGACAACTACCCGGATGGCGCAAAGATCATCAACCTGCAGGGCCAGCCCGGCGCCTCGCCGGCGATCGACCGCAACAAGGGCCTGCACAACGTCATCGACCAGCACCAGGACAAGTACGAGGTGGTGGCCGAGCAGACCGCCAACTTCGCCCGCGACCAGGGCCTGTCGGTGACCGAATCGCTCCTGGCCGGGATGAGCACCCCGCCGGACGTGATCATCGCCGCCAACGACGACATGGCGCTGGGCGCGCTGGAGGCGGTCCGGGCGCGCGGCATGGACGACCAGATCCGGATCGTCGGCTTCGACGCCCTGCCCGAGGCGCTGGCCTCGATCCGCGACGGCGGGCTGGCCGGCACGGTCGAGCAGTTCCCGGGCGGCCAGAGCCGCAAGGCCGTGCAGATCCTGGTCGACTACATCCAGAACGGCACCGAGCCCGAGGAATCGCTGGTGCTGCTCACCCCGATCGTCCTGACCAAGGACAATCTCGACAAGGCGGAGCGGCTGGGCGAAGTCCAGTAA
- a CDS encoding nitrile hydratase subunit alpha, with the protein MTHPHHDHDHDHHHPHPRQPDVEDAPLTWHMALTEALAELIVAKGLCTTADIHRTLEKIDAASPAAGARLVARAWVDPSFRERLLADVNVAAAELSIDAGGIPIRTVANQPGLHNVIVCTLCSCYPRFLLGGSPDWYKSKAYRARMVREPRAVLKEFGVELPENTRIEVHDSTAELRYLVLPDRPEGTGAWSEERLAALVSRDCLIGTDRPRLP; encoded by the coding sequence ATGACCCATCCCCACCACGACCATGATCACGATCACCATCATCCGCATCCCCGGCAGCCGGACGTCGAGGACGCGCCGCTGACCTGGCACATGGCATTGACCGAGGCGCTGGCGGAGCTGATCGTCGCCAAGGGCCTGTGCACCACCGCCGACATCCACCGCACCCTGGAGAAGATCGACGCGGCCAGCCCCGCCGCCGGCGCCCGCCTGGTCGCGCGTGCCTGGGTCGACCCGTCGTTCCGCGAGCGCCTCCTGGCCGACGTCAACGTCGCCGCCGCCGAGCTCAGCATCGACGCCGGCGGCATCCCGATCCGCACGGTGGCGAACCAGCCGGGCCTGCACAACGTCATCGTCTGCACCCTGTGCTCCTGCTACCCCCGCTTCCTGCTGGGCGGCTCGCCCGACTGGTACAAGTCCAAGGCCTACCGGGCGCGGATGGTGCGCGAGCCGCGCGCGGTGCTGAAGGAGTTCGGGGTCGAGCTGCCGGAGAACACCCGGATCGAGGTGCACGACAGCACCGCCGAGCTTCGCTACCTGGTGCTCCCGGACCGGCCGGAAGGCACCGGGGCATGGAGCGAGGAGCGCCTGGCGGCCCTCGTCTCGCGCGACTGCCTGATCGGCACGGACCGCCCCCGGCTGCCCTGA
- a CDS encoding SH3-like domain-containing protein — MSVNPGGLRQGDRVRVLAMDPPGHHRTPAFVRGKEGVVTTLAGRMPDAELMAYGRRGPDQPVWRVRFQQTALWPDYAGDPADTVVLDLYEHWLEPLR; from the coding sequence ATGTCCGTGAACCCGGGAGGGCTGCGCCAGGGCGACCGGGTCCGGGTGCTTGCCATGGATCCGCCCGGCCACCACCGCACCCCCGCCTTCGTGCGCGGCAAGGAGGGGGTGGTGACCACCCTGGCCGGCCGCATGCCCGACGCCGAGCTGATGGCCTATGGTCGACGCGGCCCCGACCAGCCGGTCTGGCGGGTCCGCTTCCAGCAGACGGCGCTTTGGCCGGACTATGCCGGCGACCCCGCCGACACCGTCGTCCTGGATCTGTACGAGCACTGGCTGGAGCCCCTGCGATGA
- a CDS encoding SH3-like domain-containing protein → MQRVHDVGGLPEGPVDRAPHDYAPWEKKVDAIMRLMIGANLFTLDEMRRTIEELGPGAYEELTYYERWIQAAANLALEKGLVTPTELGQAMEAARARHRESAPCP, encoded by the coding sequence ATGCAGCGCGTTCACGATGTCGGCGGATTGCCGGAGGGGCCGGTGGACCGAGCACCCCACGACTACGCCCCGTGGGAGAAGAAGGTCGACGCCATCATGCGCCTCATGATCGGCGCCAACCTGTTCACGCTCGACGAGATGCGGCGGACCATCGAGGAGCTGGGCCCGGGCGCCTATGAGGAGCTGACCTATTACGAGCGCTGGATCCAGGCCGCCGCCAACCTGGCGCTGGAAAAGGGCCTGGTGACGCCCACCGAGCTCGGCCAGGCGATGGAGGCGGCCCGCGCCCGCCACCGGGAGAGCGCGCCATGTCCGTGA
- a CDS encoding ATP-binding protein: MTDFPAVATTGSIRARFAAMRSWMVGLLAGLLTLAIVGAGGLWLVARDRAEVLQSTRTELGAISLAGAGFVERALGTLDIVVSMGLEEYADGQMSLGELSAWLRRQSGHADQLDSIGVHVIIDASGKVLHASDPSLVGMDLSDRRYFDAHLSDKPPRMFIDEPLISRGQPPRRIVPISWAIRNQQNELVGVVAIVASWQLYADVFAELRTRPDQIVGLIGSNDRVYALDAVHWTDTRVDPPRPAFLDVMEAGAGGRSARQIVGDDVVVWADVPDLALRVVTATPLATALRSWWWRCYIVAGVVLAVSLSAGILIRLLHRNVQALWAAAADARAAQARAEAGDRAKAQFLAAMSHEIRTPMTGVLGMADLLASEDLQPRHKAYVNSIRTSGRHLLSVINDVLDFSRGGAGGLVVENIPFSMEQMLEQTQSIMAPQARERGLTLRFPEEPGEADLLQGDPTRLRQILVNLIGNGLKFTSEGGVTVRHQGSLDEDGRFWCRFEVQDSGIGIPPDRQRELFQAFTQADLSTTRKYGGSGLGLAICRQLVEAMGGRIGVESAAGQGSTFWFEVPLEKATAPLAPTAQAAHVRSRPLRILVAEDVEINRDLLRATLGREGHEIVTVENGEEAVARAAEQPFDVVLMDVQMPVMDGIEATRRIRALPPPSGQVPILALTANVMDTERQRCLQAGMNQVLTKPVVWPDLFHALSAFGAAAPAEVATPEPPEAAGSAPLAPPSAAGLLDQARIAGLGKMAGPAKLAQFLGSAMKSAEDLLLELEGVREQPAEVARVAHRMAGTAPSFGLERIGTIAREVELLALAGEEFGPMITGLRDAVTATRAELEASGLLAPSLTG, from the coding sequence ATGACGGATTTCCCAGCGGTCGCCACGACCGGATCGATCCGCGCGCGCTTCGCGGCCATGCGTTCATGGATGGTCGGCCTGCTGGCCGGGCTGCTCACCCTGGCGATCGTCGGCGCCGGAGGGCTGTGGCTCGTCGCCCGCGACCGAGCCGAGGTCCTGCAAAGCACCCGCACCGAGCTCGGCGCCATTTCCCTGGCCGGCGCCGGGTTCGTCGAGCGGGCGCTGGGCACGCTCGACATCGTCGTCTCGATGGGCCTGGAGGAATATGCCGATGGCCAGATGAGCCTGGGAGAGCTGAGCGCCTGGCTCAGGCGCCAGAGCGGTCATGCCGACCAGCTCGATTCGATCGGCGTCCACGTGATCATCGACGCCAGCGGAAAGGTGCTCCATGCAAGCGATCCGTCCCTGGTCGGGATGGATTTGTCCGACCGGCGCTATTTCGACGCCCACCTGAGCGACAAGCCGCCCAGGATGTTCATCGACGAGCCGCTGATCTCGCGCGGCCAGCCTCCCCGCCGGATCGTGCCGATCAGCTGGGCGATCCGGAACCAGCAGAACGAGCTGGTCGGCGTGGTCGCGATCGTCGCGAGCTGGCAGCTCTATGCCGATGTCTTCGCCGAACTGCGCACCCGCCCCGACCAGATCGTCGGCCTGATCGGCAGCAATGACCGCGTCTACGCGCTGGACGCCGTGCATTGGACGGACACCCGGGTCGACCCGCCCCGCCCGGCCTTCCTGGACGTCATGGAGGCCGGGGCGGGCGGCCGCTCCGCCCGACAGATCGTCGGGGACGACGTGGTCGTCTGGGCCGACGTGCCGGACCTGGCGCTCCGTGTGGTGACCGCGACCCCGCTCGCGACCGCGCTGCGCAGCTGGTGGTGGCGCTGCTACATCGTCGCGGGCGTCGTGCTGGCGGTGAGCCTCAGCGCCGGGATCCTGATCCGGCTGCTGCACCGCAACGTCCAGGCGCTGTGGGCCGCCGCGGCCGACGCGCGCGCCGCCCAGGCCAGGGCCGAGGCCGGCGACCGCGCCAAGGCCCAGTTCCTGGCGGCGATGAGCCACGAAATCCGCACCCCGATGACCGGTGTCCTGGGCATGGCGGACCTGCTGGCCTCCGAGGACCTCCAGCCGCGCCACAAGGCCTATGTCAACTCGATCCGGACGTCGGGCCGGCACCTGCTCAGCGTGATCAACGACGTGCTCGACTTTTCCAGGGGCGGCGCCGGGGGACTGGTGGTCGAGAACATCCCGTTCTCGATGGAGCAGATGCTGGAGCAGACCCAGTCAATCATGGCGCCCCAGGCGCGCGAGCGCGGCCTCACCCTCCGGTTCCCGGAAGAACCCGGCGAGGCCGACCTGCTGCAGGGCGATCCAACCCGGCTGCGCCAGATCCTGGTGAACCTGATCGGCAACGGGCTGAAATTCACCAGCGAGGGCGGCGTGACGGTGCGCCACCAAGGCTCGCTCGACGAGGATGGCCGCTTCTGGTGCCGCTTCGAGGTCCAGGATTCCGGGATCGGCATCCCGCCGGACCGTCAGCGCGAACTGTTCCAGGCGTTCACTCAGGCCGACCTTTCCACCACCCGCAAATATGGCGGAAGCGGCCTGGGGCTGGCGATCTGCCGCCAGCTGGTCGAGGCGATGGGCGGACGGATCGGGGTGGAGAGCGCCGCCGGCCAGGGCAGCACCTTCTGGTTCGAGGTGCCGCTGGAGAAGGCGACGGCGCCGCTCGCCCCCACCGCCCAGGCGGCCCATGTCCGCTCGCGCCCGCTGCGGATCCTGGTGGCCGAGGATGTCGAGATCAATCGCGACCTGCTGAGGGCCACGCTCGGGCGGGAGGGCCACGAGATCGTCACGGTGGAGAACGGCGAGGAGGCGGTCGCCCGGGCGGCCGAGCAGCCGTTCGACGTGGTGCTGATGGACGTGCAGATGCCGGTGATGGACGGGATCGAGGCCACCCGGCGCATCCGCGCCCTGCCGCCGCCCAGCGGCCAAGTCCCGATCCTGGCGCTCACCGCCAACGTGATGGACACCGAGCGCCAGCGCTGCCTGCAAGCGGGGATGAACCAGGTGCTGACCAAGCCGGTGGTCTGGCCCGACCTGTTCCATGCCCTGTCCGCGTTCGGTGCGGCCGCGCCGGCGGAGGTCGCGACGCCCGAGCCGCCGGAGGCTGCCGGCTCGGCGCCCTTGGCGCCGCCCAGCGCTGCCGGCCTGCTCGACCAGGCCCGCATCGCCGGGCTGGGCAAGATGGCGGGGCCGGCCAAGCTCGCCCAGTTCCTCGGATCCGCCATGAAGTCGGCCGAGGACCTCCTGCTCGAGCTGGAAGGCGTGCGCGAGCAGCCAGCCGAGGTCGCCCGGGTCGCCCATCGGATGGCGGGGACGGCGCCCAGCTTCGGGCTGGAGCGGATCGGCACGATCGCCCGCGAGGTCGAGCTGCTGGCCCTGGCGGGCGAGGAGTTCGGACCGATGATCACCGGCCTGCGCGACGCGGTGACCGCGACCCGCGCCGAACTGGAGGCGTCGGGTCTCCTGGCGCCGAGCTTGACGGGCTAG
- a CDS encoding adenylate/guanylate cyclase domain-containing protein has protein sequence MPSQIERKLTTILCADVAGYSGLMERDEIGTLDALRRHRGVFKGLIERHRGRVVNTWGDGLIAEFPSVVEAVRTAIEAQKELRLVNGKVPDHARLEFRVGINLGDVIVEGDDLYGEGVNVAARLQALAEPGGIVISGTVHDQVRGKLSVGFDYAGEQTLKNITDAVPAYRVTDGRVTGSATRPPVRPGQPEREDPPARTALGRLRAHRIWPSLRTYLLVVGFLFLLNLFSGLGNIWFQWPALIMGFVLALRWSRLS, from the coding sequence ATGCCGTCCCAGATCGAACGTAAGCTCACCACCATCCTGTGCGCCGACGTGGCCGGCTACAGTGGCCTGATGGAGCGGGACGAGATCGGCACGCTCGACGCGCTGCGCCGGCACCGCGGCGTGTTCAAGGGCCTGATCGAGCGCCATCGCGGCCGGGTGGTGAACACCTGGGGAGACGGGCTGATCGCCGAGTTCCCGAGCGTGGTGGAGGCGGTGCGCACCGCCATCGAGGCGCAGAAGGAGCTGAGGCTCGTCAATGGCAAGGTGCCGGACCATGCCCGCCTGGAATTCCGGGTCGGCATCAACCTGGGCGACGTGATTGTCGAGGGCGACGACCTCTATGGCGAGGGCGTGAACGTCGCTGCCCGTCTGCAGGCGCTGGCGGAGCCGGGCGGGATCGTGATCTCGGGGACGGTCCACGACCAGGTGCGCGGCAAGCTGAGCGTCGGCTTCGACTATGCCGGCGAGCAGACGCTGAAGAACATCACGGATGCGGTCCCAGCCTACCGGGTTACCGACGGCCGGGTCACCGGCTCGGCCACCAGGCCCCCGGTCCGGCCGGGCCAGCCGGAACGGGAGGATCCGCCGGCGCGGACGGCGCTGGGCCGGCTCCGGGCGCACCGGATCTGGCCGAGCCTGCGCACCTACCTGCTGGTGGTGGGCTTTTTGTTCCTGCTCAACCTGTTCTCCGGGCTTGGCAACATCTGGTTCCAGTGGCCGGCGCTGATCATGGGATTCGTGCTGGCGCTGCGCTGGTCGCGCCTGTCCTGA
- a CDS encoding DUF1850 domain-containing protein, producing the protein MADPLTICLALGSLIVDLGVTQAELRWSHSVQKTLWTERWQATPAGLVPLEASIQGSGAGMDPPDDAVRTADGWRWRPDLPPLPELVLARSGATADWQICRAGSCASITEITGKPADGEPARLAPCAGR; encoded by the coding sequence GTGGCGGACCCGCTCACGATCTGCCTCGCGCTCGGCAGCCTGATTGTCGACCTGGGCGTGACCCAGGCCGAGCTGCGCTGGTCCCACAGCGTCCAGAAGACGCTGTGGACCGAGCGCTGGCAGGCGACTCCGGCGGGCCTGGTGCCGCTGGAAGCCTCCATCCAGGGCAGCGGCGCCGGCATGGACCCGCCGGATGACGCGGTCCGCACGGCTGATGGCTGGCGCTGGCGGCCGGACCTGCCGCCCCTGCCGGAGCTGGTCCTGGCGCGCAGCGGTGCCACCGCCGACTGGCAGATCTGCCGGGCGGGATCCTGCGCCAGCATCACCGAGATCACTGGCAAGCCCGCCGACGGCGAGCCTGCCCGGCTGGCTCCGTGCGCCGGGCGCTGA
- a CDS encoding TRAP transporter permease, protein MAIALAFSTFQLWTAALSPLPSMVVRSVHVGFLLLLCFTLLAERSGSRTARLSGWLLGGAGFLLGLYHWIFYEDLILRAGDPSTADLVVGVIVTVLVFEASRRLLGLALPIICGLFLLYAFFGEYAPYPLDHRPYDFAQVVDQMFLGTEGIYGTAIYVSSSFIFLFILFGAFLERAGMIRLFNDLALGTVGHTQGGPGKVSVISSGLMGTINGSGVANVVTTGQFTIPLMKRFGYKPAFAGAVEATSSMGGQIMPPVMGAVAFIMAETIDVPYVDIAVAAAIPALLYFATVFWVVHLEAGRHGLVGLPKEECPSALGALRRDWYLILPLAVLVWLLFSGYTPMFAGTVSLALTALVVLGRPLAGSIPVSALRILFWVALGVGAASFGRYGIAVIALLILLLVLGCLLFAGGRATLVICRDALADGARHALPVGIACALVGTIVGTLTLTGLASNFAGWIVDIGQNSLLLSLLLTMLACLVLGTGIPTIPNYIITSSIAGPALAELGVPLLVSHMFVFYFGIMADLTPPVALAALAASPIAGAPHMRIGFTATRIAIAGYVVPFMAVYSPALMLQGDSYAATVYVAFKALIAIGLWGGVTVGWLLGPLNWPERIVAAVAATLLVVALPITDELGLGLSALFIGWHWWRTRSRSASRSAA, encoded by the coding sequence ATGGCGATCGCCCTCGCCTTCTCCACCTTCCAGCTCTGGACCGCGGCCCTCTCGCCCCTTCCCTCCATGGTCGTGCGCAGCGTCCATGTCGGCTTCCTGCTCCTGCTCTGCTTCACGTTGCTGGCCGAGCGCAGCGGCAGCCGCACCGCCCGCCTGTCCGGCTGGCTCCTGGGCGGAGCCGGCTTCCTGCTGGGCCTCTATCACTGGATCTTCTACGAGGACCTGATCCTGCGCGCCGGCGACCCCAGCACCGCGGACCTGGTGGTCGGGGTGATCGTGACGGTGCTGGTGTTCGAGGCCTCGCGCCGCCTCCTGGGCCTGGCCCTGCCGATCATCTGCGGCCTGTTCCTGCTCTATGCCTTCTTCGGCGAGTACGCGCCCTATCCCCTGGACCACCGGCCCTACGACTTCGCCCAGGTGGTCGACCAGATGTTCCTCGGCACCGAGGGCATCTACGGCACCGCCATCTATGTCAGCTCCTCGTTCATCTTCCTGTTCATCCTGTTCGGCGCCTTTCTGGAGCGGGCCGGGATGATCCGCCTGTTCAACGACCTGGCGCTCGGCACGGTCGGGCACACCCAGGGCGGACCCGGCAAAGTCTCGGTGATCTCGTCCGGCCTGATGGGCACCATCAACGGCAGCGGCGTCGCCAACGTGGTGACCACCGGCCAGTTCACCATCCCGCTGATGAAGCGGTTCGGCTACAAGCCGGCCTTCGCCGGGGCGGTGGAGGCGACCTCCTCCATGGGCGGGCAGATCATGCCGCCGGTGATGGGCGCGGTGGCCTTCATCATGGCCGAGACCATCGACGTTCCCTACGTCGACATCGCGGTCGCCGCCGCGATCCCGGCCCTGCTCTATTTCGCCACCGTGTTCTGGGTCGTCCATCTGGAGGCCGGGCGGCACGGGCTGGTCGGGCTGCCCAAGGAGGAGTGCCCGAGCGCGCTCGGCGCCCTGCGCCGCGACTGGTACCTGATCCTGCCGCTGGCGGTCCTGGTCTGGCTCCTGTTCTCCGGCTACACGCCGATGTTCGCCGGCACCGTCAGCCTGGCGCTGACCGCCCTGGTGGTGCTGGGCCGCCCGCTGGCGGGCAGCATCCCGGTCTCGGCGCTGCGCATCCTGTTCTGGGTGGCCTTGGGCGTGGGCGCCGCCAGCTTCGGCCGCTACGGCATCGCGGTGATCGCCCTGCTCATCCTGCTGCTGGTGCTGGGCTGCCTGCTGTTCGCCGGGGGGCGCGCCACCCTGGTGATCTGCCGCGACGCGCTGGCCGACGGCGCCCGCCATGCCCTGCCGGTCGGGATCGCCTGCGCCCTGGTCGGCACCATCGTCGGCACGCTGACCCTGACCGGCCTCGCCTCCAACTTCGCCGGCTGGATCGTCGACATCGGGCAGAACTCGCTGCTGCTCTCCCTCCTGCTCACCATGCTGGCCTGCCTGGTGCTGGGCACCGGCATCCCGACCATCCCGAACTACATCATCACCTCCTCGATCGCCGGGCCGGCCCTGGCGGAACTCGGCGTGCCGCTGCTGGTCAGCCACATGTTCGTGTTCTATTTCGGGATCATGGCCGACCTCACCCCGCCGGTGGCCCTGGCGGCCCTGGCGGCCTCGCCGATCGCCGGCGCGCCGCACATGCGGATCGGCTTCACCGCCACCCGCATCGCGATCGCCGGCTACGTGGTGCCGTTCATGGCCGTGTACTCCCCGGCGCTGATGCTGCAGGGCGACAGCTACGCCGCCACCGTCTACGTCGCGTTCAAGGCCCTGATCGCGATCGGGCTCTGGGGCGGCGTCACCGTCGGCTGGCTGCTCGGGCCGCTGAACTGGCCGGAGCGGATCGTCGCTGCGGTCGCGGCCACGCTCCTGGTGGTGGCGCTGCCGATCACCGACGAGCTGGGCCTGGGCCTGAGCGCCCTCTTCATCGGATGGCACTGGTGGCGGACCCGCTCACGATCTGCCTCGCGCTCGGCAGCCTGA
- a CDS encoding TAXI family TRAP transporter solute-binding subunit codes for MISRRILLGTAAAGSVLLARGARAADYVTVLTGGTSGVYYPLGVALAKTYGDNIEGARTSAQSTKASVENLNLLQQGKGEIAFTLGDSLIDAWNGREEAGFKQKLDQLRGIAAIYSNYIQVVASKESGISSIADLKGKRLSVGAPKSGTELNARAVLAAAGMSYDDLEKVEYLPFAESVELMKNRQLDATLQSAGLGVASIRDLATSVPITVVPIEAALVEKIGQPFYAVTIPAATYDGQDADVATAAVPNYLVSHADVSDELAYQMTAQLFGHLDELAAAHAAAKAIKLEDALNGMPVPLHPGAQKFYDEKGIKP; via the coding sequence ATGATTTCAAGGCGCATTCTGCTCGGCACCGCGGCAGCCGGATCCGTCCTGCTCGCCCGGGGCGCCCGGGCCGCCGACTATGTCACCGTGCTCACCGGCGGGACCTCCGGGGTCTACTACCCGCTGGGCGTGGCGCTCGCAAAGACCTACGGCGACAACATCGAAGGTGCCCGCACGTCCGCCCAGTCCACCAAGGCCTCGGTGGAGAACCTGAACCTGCTCCAGCAGGGCAAGGGCGAGATCGCCTTCACCCTGGGCGACAGCCTGATCGACGCCTGGAACGGCCGCGAGGAGGCCGGCTTCAAGCAGAAGCTCGACCAGCTGCGCGGCATCGCCGCGATCTATTCCAACTACATTCAGGTCGTCGCCTCCAAGGAGAGCGGGATCAGCTCGATCGCCGACCTGAAGGGCAAGCGCCTGTCGGTGGGCGCGCCCAAGTCCGGCACCGAGCTGAACGCCCGCGCCGTGCTGGCGGCCGCCGGGATGTCCTATGACGACCTGGAGAAGGTCGAGTACCTGCCGTTCGCCGAATCGGTGGAGCTGATGAAGAACCGCCAGCTCGACGCGACCCTGCAGTCCGCCGGCCTGGGCGTCGCCTCGATCCGCGACCTCGCCACCTCGGTACCGATCACGGTGGTGCCGATCGAGGCGGCGCTGGTGGAGAAGATCGGCCAGCCGTTCTACGCGGTCACCATCCCGGCCGCGACCTATGACGGCCAGGACGCCGACGTCGCCACCGCGGCGGTGCCGAACTACCTGGTCTCGCATGCCGACGTGTCGGACGAGCTGGCCTACCAGATGACCGCCCAGCTGTTCGGCCACCTGGACGAGCTGGCCGCGGCCCATGCCGCCGCCAAGGCGATCAAGCTCGAGGACGCGCTGAACGGCATGCCGGTGCCGCTCCATCCGGGCGCGCAGAAGTTCTACGACGAGAAGGGCATCAAGCCGTGA
- a CDS encoding SDR family oxidoreductase, whose protein sequence is MADKVLLVTGGGRGIGAAISRLAAKDGWDVAINYAARPEPAEEVAAAVRAAGRKAVTIKGDVSDHATVVRMFDEAEQALSKLTGVVVNAGIINKSAPLAEIPVEDIQRVIEVDLMGAIWTAREAVRRMGRSYGGQGGVIVNISSMAAIFCGAGGFAPYGIAKLGVDAITEGLGKDVAGDGIRVCGLRPGLIDTDIQNDTGIENRLERFGPTVPMGRTGTADEVAEAAVWLLSEKASYVTATSFNVSGGR, encoded by the coding sequence ATGGCTGACAAAGTGCTGCTGGTCACCGGGGGCGGACGCGGGATCGGGGCGGCGATCAGCCGGCTTGCCGCGAAGGATGGCTGGGATGTCGCGATCAACTACGCCGCGCGGCCGGAGCCGGCCGAGGAGGTCGCCGCCGCGGTGCGCGCCGCCGGCCGCAAGGCGGTCACCATCAAGGGCGACGTGTCCGACCATGCCACGGTGGTGCGGATGTTCGACGAGGCGGAACAGGCCCTGAGCAAGCTGACCGGCGTGGTGGTCAATGCCGGCATCATCAACAAGTCGGCGCCGCTGGCGGAGATCCCGGTCGAGGACATCCAGCGGGTGATCGAGGTGGACCTGATGGGCGCCATCTGGACCGCGCGCGAGGCGGTGCGCCGGATGGGCCGCTCCTATGGCGGCCAGGGCGGGGTGATCGTCAACATCTCCTCGATGGCGGCGATCTTCTGCGGCGCCGGCGGCTTTGCGCCCTACGGCATCGCCAAGCTCGGCGTCGACGCCATCACCGAAGGGCTGGGCAAGGACGTGGCCGGCGACGGGATCCGGGTGTGCGGCCTGCGGCCGGGCCTGATCGACACCGACATCCAGAACGACACCGGCATCGAGAACCGGCTGGAGCGGTTCGGCCCGACCGTGCCGATGGGCCGGACCGGCACCGCCGACGAGGTCGCCGAGGCGGCGGTCTGGCTCCTGTCCGAGAAGGCCAGCTACGTCACCGCCACCAGCTTCAACGTGTCCGGCGGCCGCTGA
- a CDS encoding DUF6134 family protein, with translation MLQRRTFILAAAGSLIALRSGLASEVFEDITFKVVRKGTDVGRHAISFKPDGDRVTVTNAIDIRVKLAFITVGSFKQDAVDVWQGDNLIRCKSRIVDSGDISDVTMEADGDQLVVQGPKGRVRVPLGTMTDISFWNQNIVHQSILLDTQTTDLIDTTTTGGVEEMVDLGDGREVPGIRYEMTGSLGRSGQIWYNKDGRFLRTSFTTRGEKFEYYPLG, from the coding sequence ATGTTGCAACGCCGAACCTTCATCCTCGCCGCCGCCGGATCGCTGATCGCGCTGCGCAGCGGCTTGGCCAGCGAAGTCTTCGAGGACATCACCTTCAAGGTGGTGCGCAAGGGCACCGACGTCGGCCGGCATGCCATCAGCTTCAAGCCCGATGGCGACCGGGTCACGGTGACCAACGCGATCGACATCCGGGTCAAGCTGGCGTTCATCACCGTGGGATCGTTCAAGCAGGACGCGGTGGATGTCTGGCAGGGCGACAACCTGATCCGGTGCAAGTCGCGGATCGTCGACAGCGGCGACATCTCCGACGTGACCATGGAGGCGGATGGCGACCAGCTGGTCGTGCAGGGCCCCAAGGGCCGGGTGAGGGTGCCGCTCGGCACGATGACCGACATCTCGTTCTGGAACCAGAACATCGTCCACCAGAGCATCCTGCTGGACACCCAGACCACCGACCTGATCGACACCACCACCACCGGCGGGGTCGAGGAGATGGTCGATCTGGGCGACGGGCGCGAGGTGCCGGGCATCCGCTACGAGATGACCGGCTCGCTCGGCCGCTCCGGCCAGATCTGGTACAACAAGGACGGCCGGTTCCTGCGCACCAGCTTCACGACCCGGGGCGAGAAGTTCGAGTACTACCCGCTCGGCTGA